Proteins encoded together in one Campylobacter concisus window:
- a CDS encoding DNA polymerase III subunit gamma/tau has translation MQALALKYRPKNFDELIGQEAVSKSLTHALDENRVSHAYLFSGLRGSGKTSSARIFAKALVCEKGPTSRPCEVCAQCVMANESRHMDIIEMDAASHRKIDDIRELIEQTKYAPTAARYKIFIIDEVHMLTKEAFNALLKTLEEPPSYVKFILATTDPLKLPTTVLSRTQHFRFKQISRYEIVKHLEFILSKEGVSYEREALEILARSGGGSLRDTLTLLDQAIIYGAGNITKSSVAEMLGLLDPSRIEQIIEHVANADKNAIRVLVTELETYEPEMIIDEILANLKQRFLDNDPKFSLLIYERFFRILAQAKSMLSVSSDNGFVLMLMLFMMIEALNLQDIDEAIKLAKSEPSVAVIEPKAGVSEQILAVKEAPKTPYEQFVAKIYDRSFELGEIFKNHISFSFLNENELGLIVNATGDELAFFKKSWGVMHEILHTIFGKKIKIVNAKTQISAPKPESQAKLQEPQDKYSYLDEEIAKIKARQQNEQKDEPASEPAAPETRVNTLSQPQNDFAKELMSLSQSKSPEELKKQREEGVIKEANRLFGQPEVQNS, from the coding sequence TTGCAAGCACTAGCCCTAAAATATCGACCAAAAAATTTTGATGAGCTCATCGGACAAGAAGCCGTAAGCAAGAGCCTAACCCACGCACTTGACGAAAATAGAGTGAGCCATGCTTATTTGTTTTCAGGCCTTAGGGGAAGCGGCAAGACATCAAGCGCTAGGATATTTGCAAAGGCTTTGGTTTGCGAGAAAGGGCCAACTTCTAGGCCTTGCGAGGTTTGCGCGCAGTGCGTGATGGCAAACGAGTCGCGCCACATGGATATCATCGAGATGGACGCAGCTAGCCACAGAAAGATCGACGATATAAGAGAGCTCATCGAGCAGACAAAATACGCTCCTACGGCTGCTAGATATAAAATTTTCATCATCGACGAAGTGCATATGCTAACAAAAGAGGCGTTTAATGCCCTTCTTAAAACGCTAGAAGAGCCGCCAAGCTATGTTAAATTTATACTTGCTACCACCGACCCGCTCAAGCTACCAACGACGGTGCTTTCAAGAACGCAGCATTTTAGATTTAAGCAGATAAGCAGATATGAGATCGTAAAACATCTTGAATTTATCCTTAGCAAAGAGGGCGTGAGCTACGAGAGGGAGGCACTTGAGATACTAGCTAGAAGCGGCGGCGGTTCGCTAAGAGATACGCTAACGCTGCTTGATCAAGCTATCATTTATGGCGCTGGCAATATCACAAAATCAAGCGTGGCGGAGATGCTTGGACTTCTTGATCCAAGTAGGATCGAGCAGATCATCGAACACGTCGCGAATGCCGATAAAAACGCCATTAGAGTGCTTGTGACTGAGCTTGAAACCTATGAGCCAGAGATGATCATAGATGAAATTTTGGCAAATTTAAAGCAGAGATTTTTAGACAACGACCCAAAATTTTCACTTCTTATATATGAGAGATTTTTTAGGATTTTGGCGCAGGCAAAGTCGATGCTAAGCGTATCAAGCGACAACGGCTTTGTGCTCATGCTTATGCTTTTTATGATGATAGAAGCGCTAAATTTACAAGATATCGATGAAGCTATAAAGCTTGCTAAGAGCGAGCCTAGCGTGGCTGTGATCGAGCCAAAAGCTGGCGTGAGTGAGCAAATTTTAGCCGTAAAAGAGGCGCCAAAGACGCCATACGAGCAGTTTGTGGCAAAAATTTATGATAGAAGCTTTGAGCTTGGAGAAATTTTTAAAAATCACATAAGTTTTAGCTTTTTAAATGAAAATGAGCTTGGACTAATCGTCAATGCAACTGGCGATGAGCTGGCATTTTTCAAAAAAAGCTGGGGCGTAATGCATGAAATTTTACATACAATTTTTGGTAAAAAAATCAAGATCGTAAATGCTAAGACGCAAATTTCAGCCCCAAAGCCAGAGTCTCAAGCTAAGCTACAAGAGCCACAAGATAAATATAGCTACCTTGACGAGGAGATCGCTAAGATAAAGGCTAGGCAGCAAAACGAGCAAAAAGATGAGCCAGCAAGCGAGCCTGCTGCGCCTGAAACTAGGGTAAATACGCTATCTCAGCCGCAAAATGACTTTGCAAAAGAGCTGATGTCGTTAAGTCAGAGCAAAAGCCCAGAGGAGCTTAAAAAGCAAAGAGAAGAGGGTGTGATAAAAGAGGCAAATAGGCTCTTTGGACAGCCTGAAGTGCAAAATAGCTAG
- a CDS encoding LysE/ArgO family amino acid transporter has protein sequence MQAFISGFFTSLSLILAIGAQNAFVLKQGIKRENIFIICLICAISDALLIFAGVFGLGSLVQNFSIIKQIALYGGFLFLLFYALKSFHTCFFKDLSMDTSGENVKSNLKKNILLTLAFTWLNPHVYLDTMILIGSVSTKFKDENLIFGVGASLASFCFFFALGYLARFLAPIFARPISWKILEFFVGLIMLALAFMLIFASF, from the coding sequence TTGCAAGCATTTATATCTGGATTTTTCACCTCTTTATCGCTCATTTTAGCCATTGGCGCGCAAAACGCATTTGTCCTAAAACAGGGCATCAAAAGAGAAAATATCTTTATCATCTGCCTTATTTGCGCCATTAGCGACGCCCTCTTGATCTTTGCAGGGGTTTTTGGGCTTGGTAGCCTCGTGCAAAACTTTTCCATCATCAAGCAAATCGCCCTATATGGTGGCTTTTTATTTTTGCTTTTTTACGCACTAAAGAGCTTTCACACATGCTTTTTTAAGGACCTTAGCATGGATACTAGCGGCGAAAATGTGAAATCAAATTTAAAGAAAAACATCCTTTTAACGCTCGCATTTACTTGGCTAAACCCTCACGTCTATCTTGACACGATGATCCTAATAGGCTCGGTTTCGACTAAATTTAAAGATGAAAATTTGATATTTGGCGTGGGAGCTAGCCTTGCCTCATTTTGCTTTTTCTTCGCACTTGGCTATCTGGCTAGGTTTTTAGCGCCCATTTTTGCAAGGCCCATCTCTTGGAAAATTTTAGAGTTTTTTGTCGGCCTCATCATGCTCGCCCTTGCTTTCATGCTCATTTTTGCTAGCTTCTAG
- the ccoS gene encoding cbb3-type cytochrome oxidase assembly protein CcoS, with amino-acid sequence MDTTTLAMLVFISVLMGAALLFGVLWGIKNRQFEDYRKFLDGANLDGEDALNEAYQLELRKKEALKKRLEASKNEHESKGEHDEADKKL; translated from the coding sequence GTGGATACAACGACTCTTGCGATGCTTGTTTTTATCTCGGTTTTGATGGGGGCAGCCCTGCTTTTTGGCGTGCTTTGGGGGATAAAAAATAGGCAGTTTGAAGACTACCGCAAATTTTTAGACGGAGCAAATTTAGATGGCGAAGACGCGCTAAATGAAGCCTACCAGCTCGAACTTCGCAAAAAAGAGGCGCTAAAAAAGAGGCTAGAAGCTAGCAAAAATGAGCATGAAAGCAAGGGCGAGCATGATGAGGCCGACAAAAAACTCTAA